The Pseudomonadota bacterium DNA window CGAGCTTGAAGAACGCATTTCAAGCTCCAAAAAGGCTGCGATCACTTCAATCCAGGCGGTGTATGTGCCGGCCGATGATCTGACTGATCCGGCTGCAGTGCACACCTTCGGTCATCTTTCGGCGAGTATCGTGCTTTCGCGGAAGCTTGCTTCCGAAGGAATCTATCCCTCCATTGATCCTCTGCAATCCAAGTCCATGATGCTCAATGCGCGCATTGTCGGTGATAAACATTATTCAATTGCCCGGGATGTGAAAAAGACCCTTGCCACCTATGATGAATTGAAAGACATCATCGCCATGCTGGGAATCGAGGAATTATCCAGGGAAGACCGGAAAACGGTGTATCGCGCCCGAAGACTTGAACGGTTTCTGACCCAGCCGTTTTTTACCACTGAGCATTTTACTGGTTTAGAGGGCCGGATTGTTGACCTGAAAGACGCAATTGACGGATGTGAGCGGATTCTCAATGATGAATTTTCCGAGATCCCTGAAAGCGCCCTGTATATGATCGGCAGCATTGATGAAGTGAAAGGTGCAAATGGATAACGACTCGATCATCCTTAGAATTCTTCTGCCGACTGCAAAGTTTCTTGAAGAAAAAGTTGCGAAAATCAAAGGGGAAGGACTGGAAGGGGAATTCTGCCTGAAGCCGCGACACATAGATTATTCCACAGCGCTGAGTCCGGGGATTTTTTCCTATATTACCGCAAACGGCAAGGAACATTTTCTGGCCATAGATCAGGGAATCCTCGTAAAACAGGGGGATGAGGTAATGATCGCGACAAGGAGTACCGTTGCCGGTGAACTGGGCCAACTGAACAGGGAAGTGGAAAATATGCTCATTGAAAAGCAGGAACGTGAAAAGCAGGGCCGTTCCGCGGTTGCCAAACTGGAAATAGGCTTTATTAAACGTTTCCTGGAATTCAGCCATCGGAGTTAAACTTATGGAAAGGCATGACGAATTTCCCAAGCGGGTCCATGATCGGGAAAAGAAAAAAATTGAATCCAGACGGGAAGCTAAAAAGATCTGGTTCGGGCTGGGCATGTTCGGCATGGTCGGTTGGTCCGTTGCATTACCCACAGTGGCGGCCGGGTTTCTAGGTATATGGATAGATGCACACTGGCCAGGGAGATATTCCTGGACCTTGATGTTGATTATCGGTGGCCTTTGTCTGGGTTGTTACAATGCCTGGTACTGGGTGCAGAAAGAACGGCAGGAACTTGTGGGAAAGCATACCCCTGAGAAAAAAAATGATGAATAGCCAGCCGTATATAATCGGTTTCATATTCGGGAGTATCGGCGGTTTGTATTATTTCTACGGACTTTTGCTCACGGTCCGGCGAGTGCCGGTGAGCAGGCATCCGACGCGGCTTCTGGTAATGAGTTATTTGATCCGGCTATTTCCTGTGCTGCTTGGAATGATTTTTATTGCGAGAATAAATCCGGGGATGTTGATAACTTTTCTTGTTGGATTTTTCATGGTCCGATTCATTTTGACCAGGAGTTTGTCGGAGAATGGCAATCTAAACATCAATCGAGGCATTTTAAAAAAATAATGCAGCTCAGCCCAGACAGCATCATTTTAATTCAACTTGAATTATTCTCGATTAATGCCACCATGGCCTTTACCTGGCTGGTCATGCTGATCATCACCCTTGGGTCATGGCTGGTTACCAGTCGTCTTTCCACCGGACCGGAAATTTCCCGCTGGCAGAATTTTCTCGAAAGCGTCATAACCATGATTCTCGGCCAGATCCATGATGTAACCAGGCAGAATCCAAGGCGTTTCCTTGGATTCCTAGGCACCCTGTTCCTCTTTGTCGCCACCTGTAATCTGCTGTCGGTTGTCCCGGGATTTCAACCGCCCACCGGCTCCCTTTCAACAACCACGGCACTGGCGCTGTGCGTGCTGGTGGCGGTGCCGATATACGGTATTGCCGATTCCGGCTTCGGCGCTTATCTGAAGAATTATATTCAGCCCACGCCTTTGATGCTGCCTTTTAACATTACCGGGGAAATAAGCCGCACCCTTGCCCTGGCGGTCCGGTTGTTCGGCAATGTCATGAGCGGCAGCATGATCGGCGGCATTCTGCTGGCCATCGCGCCGCTTATATTTCCGGTTATCATGCAGCTTCTGGGCCTGCTTACCGGCCTTGTCCAGGCCTATATTTTTGCAATTCTTGCCGCAGTTTATATCGCTGCCGGCTTGAAAATTCACGAAAGTAAGCAATCACAGGGCACTGCACCTTCGCACGATCAGGACAGCCCGCATAGCGGACTATAGCGGCCAGTCCTGATCGTGCAAATCTACAGCACCCTGTGATTGCTTATGGATTTTTTATTGTAGTTTCAAACGGGTGATTAACCCATGGCCAGTCATCCATGATGAGAGGGCTGAAATTAATGGAAGGGAATAAACAACCCTGAGTAGTTACGGGAACAAACATAAAGAAGGAGTGAAGGTATGGATAATTTAGCACTGGTTGCGGTAGCTTCGATTATTTCCGCTGGTATATGCATCGGTATCGGCGCCATTGGCCCGGCCCTGGGCGAAGGCCGCGCTCTTGCCCAGGCCCTGGCGTCAATTGCCCAGCAGCCTGACGAGACCAACACCATAACCCGCACTTTGTTTGTGGGGCTGGCAATGGTTGAGTCCACTGCAATTTATTGTTTCGTGGTGTCGATGATTCTGATTTTTGCCAACCCTTTCTGGAAATATTTTTTAACAAAGGTCGGGGGATGATTGATGTTGATTGACTGGACCACAGTCTTTTTTCAGATAGTCAATTTTCTGATTCTCATCGTCTTGTTGAAACGGTTCCTGTACGGCCCGATCATCAAGGCCATGGATGCCCGTGAAAAGACGATTGCCGCAGGTATCGCCGCGGCAGCACGGGCGGAACAGGAGGGGCGTGATTATGCCCTTCGTCTGGCGGCAGACCAAAAGGATTTTGGCGGGAAACGTGAGCTGATGCAGCAGGAAGCAGGGCGTGAGATAGAACAATGGAAGCAGGAAAGTGTTGATCGGCTGAAAGCTGAAATTGCCGCCCAGCAGAAAAACTGGCAGCAGAACCTTGAGGATGAACAGGAAGCATTTCTTAAGAAATTGAAGGTCACCATCAGCAGGCAGGTGTTTGATATTTCAAGAAAGGTTCTGGCTGATCTGGCCGACAATAACCTCGAATCCCGCCTTATTGAGATATTTTTAGATAAAATTAACCGTGAGATCTCGTCCCCCCCTGAGCAGGATGAGCACCTGACAATTATTTCCGGGTTTCCTCTGGGAAATGCTCAAAAAACAAATCTGCAGGATGGACTGAAGAAATTTTTTCCAGGGCAAAAGACGATTGATTTCCGGGAGCAAGGGGAACTTGGCTTTGGAATTCGTTTATTGGTCGGTGACCGGAAATGGGAATGGAACCTCAGCCGTTACATGAACGACATGGAAGATGAAATCATCCGAACCATGATGGCGTCGTAAAAAAATGATCTACAGAATCTCAAACCTTTTAAGAGAGCGATTTTAATCAGTGGCACTGGATTTTCATATGTCCACCAACATTGTCGGACTCGCAAAAAGCCCTCGTCGGACGCGTATTTCTCCTGTAACTTATTGAAATTACAAGAGGCGATAATTCAGCATCCGGCTTTTTGTGAAGCCATCAACATTGAGCAGAATAAAATGACCGACAAAAAAAAACTCAGTAATCTTCTTGATGAGACCGCCCGGGAATTGAAGCAGGGCACGGGCTCCTATTCCGCTTCGGTGAGCCGCGAAGAGATCGGCCATGTTTTTTCTGTGGGGCAGGGGATTGTCTGGGCCAAGGGGCTTGAATCCGTCAAATCCGAGGAACTGGTTGTCTTTCCCAGCGGCGTCATGGGAGTTGTCCTTGATATCCTGCCGGACAGGACTGGAATTGTCTTGCTGGGCCACGATATGGATTTGAAATCCGGGGACGAAGTAACCCGCACCGGCCGGATTCTTGAAGTGCCGGTTGATGCGTCGCTGATCGGCCGGATTGTCGATCCCCTGGGCAGGCCCCTTGATGAGAAAGGGCCGATTCAGGCCATCGAGCATCTGGCGGTGCAGCGTGAAGCTCCGGCGATTATGGCGCGTGGCCCGGTGAACAAACCGCTGCAGACCGGCATCAAGGTGATTGATGCCCTTATTCCCATCGGCCGCGGCCAGCGGGAGTTGATCCTCGGAGACCGGCAGACGGGTAAAACCGCGGTTGCTCTGGACACGATCATCAATCAGGCTGATAAGGATGTGATTTGTATCTACTGTGCCATCGGCCAGCGAAGTTCTTCTGTTGCCAAGATAATTGCCCAGCTCAGAGAACGGAATGCCCTGGAATATTCCCTGGTGATGGTGGCGGAAGGCAGCGATCCGCCCGGTCTGCAGTTTATCGCTCCCTATGCCGCAACGTCCATGGCCGAGTATTTCATGAATAAGGGTCGGGATGTGCTGGTGATCTATGATGATCTTACCCGGCATGCCATTGCCTATCGGCAGATATCCCTGCTGTTGAGACGCCCGCCCGGCCGTGAGGCCTTTCCCGGCGATATTTTTTACGTGCACAGCAGGCTTCTGGAGCGCTCAACCCGTCTGCGGGATGAGGCAGGCGGCGGCTCCATCACTTCGCTGCCGATCATCGAGACCGAGGCCCAGAACATTTCGGCGTACATCCCGACCAATCTTATTTCCATTACCGACGGGCAGATCTATCTCTCTCCCGATCTTTACCAGAAAGGGGTTTTCCCGGCAGTTGAAGTAGGAAAATCGGTTTCCCGGGTGGGAGGCAAGGCGCAGCTTGCAGCATACCGTAAGGTTGCCGGTGATCTCAGGCTTTCCTATTCGCAGTTCCAGGAACTTGAATCATTCGCCCGCTTCGGCACCAGGCTTGATGATGCAACCCGTAAAACCCTGGAACATGGCCGCCGCGTCCGTGAAGTGCTGAAGCAGCAGCAGTTCTCACCGCTTACCGCATCTGACCAGGTGGCGATATTGATGGCCACCAATAAGGGCATGCTTGACTCCATACCCCTTGAAAAAATCTTTGAGGCTGAAGAGAAAATTATTGCCGGTCTTCAGGGAATTTCCGGACTGAGTGAGCGGATTGTGAACGCCGGCAAAGATGATCC harbors:
- a CDS encoding F0F1 ATP synthase subunit epsilon, whose translation is MILRILLPTAKFLEEKVAKIKGEGLEGEFCLKPRHIDYSTALSPGIFSYITANGKEHFLAIDQGILVKQGDEVMIATRSTVAGELGQLNREVENMLIEKQEREKQGRSAVAKLEIGFIKRFLEFSHRS
- a CDS encoding AtpZ/AtpI family protein, with product MERHDEFPKRVHDREKKKIESRREAKKIWFGLGMFGMVGWSVALPTVAAGFLGIWIDAHWPGRYSWTLMLIIGGLCLGCYNAWYWVQKERQELVGKHTPEKKNDE
- a CDS encoding ATP synthase subunit I, with product MMNSQPYIIGFIFGSIGGLYYFYGLLLTVRRVPVSRHPTRLLVMSYLIRLFPVLLGMIFIARINPGMLITFLVGFFMVRFILTRSLSENGNLNINRGILKK
- a CDS encoding F0F1 ATP synthase subunit A, with protein sequence MQLSPDSIILIQLELFSINATMAFTWLVMLIITLGSWLVTSRLSTGPEISRWQNFLESVITMILGQIHDVTRQNPRRFLGFLGTLFLFVATCNLLSVVPGFQPPTGSLSTTTALALCVLVAVPIYGIADSGFGAYLKNYIQPTPLMLPFNITGEISRTLALAVRLFGNVMSGSMIGGILLAIAPLIFPVIMQLLGLLTGLVQAYIFAILAAVYIAAGLKIHESKQSQGTAPSHDQDSPHSGL
- a CDS encoding F0F1 ATP synthase subunit C: MDNLALVAVASIISAGICIGIGAIGPALGEGRALAQALASIAQQPDETNTITRTLFVGLAMVESTAIYCFVVSMILIFANPFWKYFLTKVGG
- a CDS encoding alternate F1F0 ATPase, F1 subunit alpha codes for the protein MTDKKKLSNLLDETARELKQGTGSYSASVSREEIGHVFSVGQGIVWAKGLESVKSEELVVFPSGVMGVVLDILPDRTGIVLLGHDMDLKSGDEVTRTGRILEVPVDASLIGRIVDPLGRPLDEKGPIQAIEHLAVQREAPAIMARGPVNKPLQTGIKVIDALIPIGRGQRELILGDRQTGKTAVALDTIINQADKDVICIYCAIGQRSSSVAKIIAQLRERNALEYSLVMVAEGSDPPGLQFIAPYAATSMAEYFMNKGRDVLVIYDDLTRHAIAYRQISLLLRRPPGREAFPGDIFYVHSRLLERSTRLRDEAGGGSITSLPIIETEAQNISAYIPTNLISITDGQIYLSPDLYQKGVFPAVEVGKSVSRVGGKAQLAAYRKVAGDLRLSYSQFQELESFARFGTRLDDATRKTLEHGRRVREVLKQQQFSPLTASDQVAILMATNKGMLDSIPLEKIFEAEEKIIAGLQGISGLSERIVNAGKDDPIWDELQRELEKIVSGLQADMIPETESEAADKTE